One Pyrococcus furiosus DSM 3638 genomic window, AAGAATTAATTTGGTTAAACTCACTTGAAGAACTTCCATTTGACGGGAAGAGTGCTGAGATAGCAGCATATCTCTACAAAAAGCTCAGAGAAAAAGGAATAATGCTAGGAATACGAGACTTGTTTATTGGCTCAATAGCCCTAGTTAACGACCTCCCTTTAATAACACTAGATAAGGACTTTTTACACCTCAAAGAGTTTGGACTTGAAGTGGAGATTTTGAGGTAG contains:
- a CDS encoding type II toxin-antitoxin system VapC family toxin, yielding MGAVLDTNVIIEIARGNRRILEKVLSTDSTFYITSITKFEIFLGFPKKEELIWLNSLEELPFDGKSAEIAAYLYKKLREKGIMLGIRDLFIGSIALVNDLPLITLDKDFLHLKEFGLEVEILR